In Nostoc sp. UHCC 0926, a single genomic region encodes these proteins:
- a CDS encoding DUF4910 domain-containing protein: MNDRQYCSSRFNLAVDCLMLSPHGSFPEYHTSGDNLNFVQSQYFAESFW, translated from the coding sequence ATTAATGATCGACAATACTGTTCATCTAGATTTAATCTAGCTGTAGATTGCTTGATGTTATCGCCTCATGGTAGTTTTCCTGAATATCACACTTCAGGAGATAATTTAAATTTTGTTCAATCCCAATATTTTGCCGAGTCATTCTGGTAA
- a CDS encoding CopG family transcriptional regulator yields MNKKWAAKRLTINLTSSEAQKLEQYCSMTGRPATDVIRELIRSLSTQEEKVPQT; encoded by the coding sequence ATGAATAAAAAATGGGCTGCTAAACGACTTACAATCAATCTCACATCAAGCGAGGCACAGAAGCTTGAACAATACTGTTCAATGACGGGCAGACCAGCAACCGATGTGATTCGGGAGTTAATCCGTTCTCTTTCTACTCAAGAGGAAAAAGTCCCCCAAACTTAG
- the rpsU gene encoding 30S ribosomal protein S21, translating to MTQVFVGENEGIESALRRFKREVSKAGIFPDMRKHRHFETPLEKHKRKEVARHKQRKRNFRRN from the coding sequence ATGACCCAAGTATTTGTGGGCGAAAATGAAGGAATTGAGTCAGCTTTACGTCGATTTAAGAGGGAAGTTTCTAAAGCAGGTATTTTTCCAGACATGAGAAAGCATCGTCACTTTGAAACACCTTTGGAAAAACACAAGCGCAAAGAAGTCGCAAGGCACAAGCAACGTAAGAGGAATTTCCGTCGCAATTGA
- a CDS encoding ComEC/Rec2 family competence protein — protein MIQTSGVIICLGYIFGLLFTAVPWGGVWILVLGIVGAILFRRHTTSGQLAQKPENAGGKNKTVLNNTWQTTPHARIWLAAGLVGLLATLYFQWRVPQPGAKDISQFVPPGNSSNQEQLVIVRGEVASNPRLTRSQRGQFWLEATQLDEVKNEKGSAGVPKGVTGKLYVTVPILQATGLYPSQQIAVTGILYKPKAASNPGGFDFQKFLKQEGTFAGLIGRQINVLDQERKWGWWQIRERIVRSQVRWLGIPEGPLVSAMVLGSKAVDLPYDIRDLFVQAGLAHALAASGFQTSLILSVILQLTRRAKKATQFTLGFLALIIFLSLTGFQPAVLRAVIMGFAALIGLLLKRKVKQLGSLLLAATLLLVFNPLWIWDLGFQLSFLATLGLVVTVPALVNRLAWLPPAIAALIAVPLAATLWTLPVQLFVFGVVPSYSLLLNVVSTPFISIISIGGIISALVALIWTEAGSFLAGVLHYPTDWLIKLVEFFSKLPGNSVAVGSISTWQLLAIYVLILLVWLVPWWQRRWWFANVIAIALVFIPLWHSTNTLFRITVLESGTEPIIVVQDRGTVTVINSGDEGTGRFTILPFLQQQGVNQINWAIATDFQGNESNAWLELLQRLPIKKFYEYSPKPENFLATQAIQQELQKYQGAYQPLAVGQAVETGSIVAQLISEQLPILRLQILDQNWLLVGNIKSKEIQKLVQNGSLPHPQVLWCAPQSLKDLVIALKPEVAIASSSNFDLKALSELNESQTKLFFTGRDGAIQWTPNGQFEAFIEATENKSSIL, from the coding sequence ATGATTCAAACCAGTGGTGTAATTATTTGTCTTGGCTACATTTTTGGGTTGCTGTTTACAGCAGTTCCTTGGGGTGGTGTGTGGATTTTGGTTCTGGGAATAGTGGGAGCAATTCTTTTTAGAAGACACACCACTTCAGGGCAACTTGCTCAGAAACCAGAAAATGCTGGAGGCAAAAATAAAACAGTGCTTAACAACACTTGGCAAACTACTCCCCATGCTCGAATATGGCTAGCTGCTGGCTTAGTGGGATTATTGGCAACTCTATATTTTCAATGGCGAGTGCCGCAACCGGGTGCAAAAGATATTAGTCAGTTCGTCCCGCCTGGAAATAGCAGTAATCAAGAACAACTTGTAATTGTTCGTGGAGAAGTGGCGAGTAATCCCCGCTTGACTCGCAGTCAGCGAGGACAATTTTGGCTGGAAGCGACTCAGCTAGATGAAGTCAAAAATGAAAAAGGTTCAGCAGGTGTCCCAAAAGGGGTAACGGGCAAATTGTATGTGACAGTGCCTATACTTCAAGCTACTGGGTTATACCCTAGTCAACAAATTGCTGTGACTGGGATTTTGTACAAACCAAAGGCGGCTTCCAATCCTGGTGGTTTCGATTTTCAGAAGTTTCTCAAGCAAGAAGGAACGTTTGCTGGTTTGATTGGGCGACAAATAAATGTTTTGGATCAGGAACGTAAATGGGGATGGTGGCAAATTCGGGAGCGAATTGTGCGATCGCAAGTTCGTTGGTTGGGTATCCCGGAAGGGCCTCTTGTCAGTGCAATGGTTTTAGGCAGCAAAGCTGTAGATTTACCTTACGATATCCGCGACTTGTTTGTACAAGCAGGATTAGCTCATGCTTTAGCAGCCTCCGGGTTCCAAACTTCCTTGATTTTGAGTGTGATATTACAGTTAACTAGGCGGGCAAAAAAAGCAACGCAATTTACCCTTGGCTTTTTGGCTTTAATCATTTTTCTGAGTTTAACAGGTTTTCAACCTGCGGTACTCAGAGCCGTAATTATGGGTTTTGCGGCATTAATTGGTCTGCTATTAAAAAGAAAGGTAAAACAGTTGGGATCATTACTATTAGCAGCAACTCTGTTATTAGTGTTTAATCCTCTATGGATTTGGGATTTAGGCTTTCAATTGAGTTTTTTAGCAACACTAGGATTAGTCGTAACGGTACCTGCATTAGTCAACCGTCTAGCATGGCTACCACCTGCGATCGCTGCTTTGATTGCCGTTCCCCTAGCTGCAACTCTTTGGACTTTACCTGTACAACTTTTTGTATTTGGAGTTGTACCATCTTATAGTTTGTTGCTAAATGTGGTTAGTACTCCATTCATTTCGATCATTAGTATAGGTGGAATCATCAGTGCCTTAGTAGCTTTAATTTGGACTGAGGCAGGAAGCTTCCTGGCTGGAGTGTTGCATTACCCTACTGATTGGCTAATTAAACTAGTGGAATTTTTTAGCAAGTTGCCAGGAAATTCTGTTGCTGTAGGCAGCATATCTACTTGGCAGCTTCTGGCGATTTATGTATTGATTCTATTGGTTTGGCTAGTGCCTTGGTGGCAGCGACGGTGGTGGTTTGCTAATGTGATTGCGATTGCTTTAGTATTTATCCCCCTTTGGCATTCTACAAATACATTGTTTCGGATAACGGTATTAGAATCTGGTACGGAACCAATTATAGTTGTTCAGGATAGAGGTACTGTAACTGTAATTAATAGTGGCGATGAAGGGACTGGACGTTTCACAATCCTACCGTTTTTACAACAGCAGGGTGTAAATCAAATCAATTGGGCGATCGCAACTGATTTCCAAGGCAATGAAAGTAATGCTTGGTTGGAATTATTACAACGTTTACCAATCAAAAAATTTTATGAATATTCCCCTAAGCCAGAAAATTTTCTTGCAACTCAGGCAATTCAACAAGAATTACAAAAGTATCAGGGAGCTTATCAACCGCTGGCAGTTGGTCAAGCTGTGGAAACTGGTTCAATAGTGGCACAATTAATCAGCGAGCAATTACCCATATTACGATTGCAAATTTTAGATCAAAATTGGTTATTAGTAGGTAATATCAAGTCTAAAGAAATACAAAAACTAGTTCAAAATGGGAGTTTGCCTCATCCACAAGTGCTGTGGTGTGCCCCTCAGTCATTAAAAGATTTAGTTATTGCTCTGAAACCAGAAGTAGCGATCGCTTCTTCTAGTAACTTTGATCTAAAAGCTTTATCTGAATTGAACGAAAGCCAAACTAAACTATTTTTTACAGGACGAGATGGGGCTATTCAATGGACACCTAATGGTCAGTTTGAAGCGTTTATTGAAGCGACAGAAAATAAGTCTTCTATCTTATAA
- a CDS encoding TldD/PmbA family protein, with protein MPTTLADARNVLSDLIPRYSKRVDYLMIRLEEAEGTDILLRGDKVETLSEGISIGGHIRACYKGGWGLSCFNDLATIQDRIEEAIAAARMVGDEETLLAPIDPVQAVCNLPLKGTDPRKIPLSKKKQLCDRYAQLLKSVDHRITTTSVRYGDSAQKVIIATSEGTLIEQSWVDMEMRFAATARNGETVQTGRETTGSRKAYEDLTDLDEQVKSAAQRAIAALSLPSAKGNTYTVVIDPILTGLFVHEAFGHLSEADMAYENPDLLEVMTIGRRFGPEELQIFDGAASQGHRGSYFYDDEGTPATTTQLIKDGVLVGRLHSRETAGKLEEAPTGNARCLNYHFTPIVRMTNTWIERGKTPVKDLFTDIKEGVYARNWLGGMTNGEMFTFSAGEAWMIRNGKIAEPVRDVTLSGNVFQTLADIEAIGDDFYWDESGGCGKGGQNGLSVGCGGPSLRIRDVVVGGET; from the coding sequence ATGCCGACTACACTTGCTGACGCACGAAATGTGCTTTCTGACCTCATCCCTCGCTACTCAAAGCGTGTAGATTATCTGATGATTCGCCTTGAAGAAGCAGAAGGGACTGATATCTTGTTGCGTGGCGACAAGGTAGAAACCCTCAGTGAAGGCATCTCAATTGGTGGACATATTCGCGCTTGTTATAAAGGTGGATGGGGGTTGAGCTGCTTTAACGATCTGGCAACAATTCAGGATCGGATAGAAGAAGCGATCGCTGCTGCGCGGATGGTTGGTGATGAAGAAACTTTACTTGCACCCATTGACCCGGTGCAAGCAGTATGCAATCTACCCCTAAAAGGCACCGATCCCCGAAAAATCCCACTCTCGAAGAAAAAACAATTGTGCGATCGCTATGCCCAATTGCTTAAAAGCGTTGATCACCGGATTACCACTACCTCGGTGCGCTATGGAGACAGTGCCCAAAAAGTGATCATTGCTACTTCTGAAGGCACTTTAATCGAGCAATCTTGGGTGGATATGGAAATGCGCTTTGCCGCCACCGCCAGAAATGGCGAAACCGTACAAACTGGACGGGAAACTACCGGCTCTCGCAAAGCTTACGAAGATTTAACTGATTTGGATGAACAGGTCAAAAGTGCTGCCCAAAGAGCGATCGCAGCTTTATCTCTGCCATCGGCGAAAGGCAATACCTACACCGTCGTTATTGACCCAATTCTCACTGGCTTGTTTGTCCACGAAGCCTTCGGACATCTTTCTGAGGCTGATATGGCTTACGAAAACCCTGATTTGTTAGAAGTCATGACGATTGGACGGCGGTTTGGGCCAGAAGAACTCCAAATTTTTGATGGTGCTGCTTCACAGGGACATCGCGGTAGCTATTTTTACGATGATGAAGGCACGCCTGCTACTACTACTCAACTAATTAAAGATGGAGTTTTAGTTGGACGTTTACATTCTCGTGAAACCGCTGGCAAATTGGAGGAAGCGCCTACGGGTAACGCCCGCTGTCTCAACTATCACTTTACTCCGATTGTGCGGATGACAAATACCTGGATTGAACGGGGTAAAACACCAGTTAAAGACTTATTCACCGATATCAAAGAAGGAGTGTATGCCCGTAATTGGTTGGGTGGGATGACGAATGGTGAAATGTTCACCTTTAGTGCTGGGGAAGCGTGGATGATTAGGAACGGTAAAATTGCTGAACCTGTGCGGGATGTAACGCTTTCGGGAAATGTATTCCAAACTTTAGCGGATATTGAGGCAATTGGTGATGATTTTTACTGGGATGAATCCGGCGGTTGTGGTAAGGGAGGGCAAAACGGCTTGTCAGTGGGTTGTGGTGGCCCTAGTCTCCGAATTCGAGATGTAGTGGTTGGTGGGGAAACCTGA
- a CDS encoding RNA recognition motif domain-containing protein, with product MSIYVGNLSYEVTQEDLTSVFAEHGSVKRVQLPTDRETGRPRGFAFVEMGTEAEETAAIEALDGAEWMGRDLKVNKAKPKEDRGGSFGGDRRGSGGGGGYSRGRY from the coding sequence ATGTCAATTTATGTAGGTAATCTATCCTACGAGGTCACACAAGAAGACCTCACTTCTGTTTTTGCCGAACATGGTTCTGTAAAACGGGTTCAGTTACCTACTGACCGTGAAACTGGACGCCCTCGCGGCTTTGCTTTCGTAGAGATGGGTACAGAAGCTGAAGAAACAGCTGCCATTGAAGCTCTTGATGGTGCTGAGTGGATGGGACGCGACCTCAAAGTGAATAAGGCTAAACCCAAGGAAGATAGAGGTGGTTCCTTTGGTGGTGACCGTCGCGGCAGCGGCGGCGGTGGAGGATACTCTCGAGGACGTTACTAA
- a CDS encoding winged helix-turn-helix domain-containing protein translates to MLWVLNLSDGHQTLLDIAERSGM, encoded by the coding sequence ATGTTGTGGGTTTTGAATTTATCTGATGGTCACCAGACTCTGCTAGATATTGCAGAAAGGTCGGGAATGTAA
- the glyQ gene encoding glycine--tRNA ligase subunit alpha, protein MNFQSVIGLLHEFWGDRGCLIAQPYDIEKGAGTKNPQTFLRALGPEPWAVAYVEPCRRPTDGRYGENPNRFQHYYQYQVLIKPSPDNIQEIYLDSLRVLGIRPEDHDIRFVEDNWEDATVGAWGTGWEVWLDGMEITQFTYFQQCGGIDCRPVSIEITYGLERLVMYLQEVEAITKIHWTDNITYGDVYLQGEIEQCIYNFEASNPELLLTLFNLYEQEATQLTERGLVLPSLDYVMKCSHTFNLLDARGVISVTERTRYIARIRHLARKVAHLYVEQREKLGFPLLKDTVSSTGSPTS, encoded by the coding sequence ATGAATTTTCAGTCGGTAATAGGTTTATTGCATGAGTTTTGGGGCGATCGCGGTTGCTTGATTGCCCAACCCTATGACATTGAGAAGGGGGCAGGTACTAAGAATCCTCAGACATTTTTAAGAGCATTGGGACCGGAACCGTGGGCTGTTGCGTATGTTGAACCGTGTCGTCGCCCGACGGATGGGCGCTACGGCGAAAACCCCAACCGCTTCCAACATTATTATCAGTACCAAGTTCTGATTAAGCCGTCGCCAGATAATATCCAGGAGATTTATCTTGATTCATTAAGGGTTTTAGGTATTCGTCCTGAAGACCACGATATTCGGTTTGTAGAGGATAACTGGGAAGATGCGACGGTGGGAGCTTGGGGCACTGGATGGGAAGTATGGTTAGATGGGATGGAAATTACTCAATTTACCTACTTCCAGCAGTGTGGGGGGATAGATTGCCGTCCTGTGTCGATTGAGATTACATACGGGTTAGAGCGATTGGTAATGTACCTCCAGGAAGTGGAGGCAATTACTAAGATTCATTGGACGGACAATATTACTTATGGTGATGTTTACCTCCAGGGAGAGATTGAGCAGTGTATCTACAACTTTGAAGCGTCAAATCCTGAGTTGCTACTGACACTATTTAATTTGTATGAGCAGGAAGCTACCCAATTGACGGAGCGAGGATTGGTCTTGCCTAGCTTAGATTATGTAATGAAGTGTTCGCACACGTTCAATCTGCTGGATGCTAGAGGTGTGATTTCGGTGACAGAGAGAACTCGTTATATTGCCAGGATTCGGCATTTGGCTAGGAAGGTAGCTCATTTATATGTTGAGCAAAGGGAGAAGTTGGGTTTTCCGTTGCTCAAAGATACTGTGAGTTCAACAGGAAGCCCGACATCCTAA